A DNA window from Bubalus bubalis isolate 160015118507 breed Murrah chromosome 22, NDDB_SH_1, whole genome shotgun sequence contains the following coding sequences:
- the LOC102398191 gene encoding translation initiation factor IF-2: MNLENAVFPPRITCSGKKTGLSDYQGLGGGPWGGGTFGWAWPSQARPQAPSRGLGGGSAAPGRNGVGVGGLLHQGIRTCQVPSFCGFPPENRWRGGLDPSCLKAQDSGRPTARPRTSEPLAVRPLGRDSCPALILPSHPGAPPSPAPRPPHLTPTLSPLHTRSSGAGSQDLRPGWGGVGRDRGGGGGDGGRGRGKGVAALFLEGQPLFSNSAKKKKKKNRRHFRVPSFSLIGETPPRTRARRALPLQGARLEALPHGPGGRKGRPQASWGETAPGSQHLRQGPLLPPRVRRRHFPGIRPPGKGRPHFQKRNFHSAPGSLTQPPPDSAPFPLHIQGSRAVLGEHPQDSRGQGRVPAVRLSPPAVGFLGLLLPARPGPGCRWSHKNSQGPGGTTSPAVLLSGSQMRGSCQQSCGCWPTTRVRKPGSRQRLPVRSQGKMFDRQRLYLRQHTWELGEDSTSAVPKLPTLSPGHCPILLAVQVAGRHSGQQGVSIRNSRKSASSHWIHVTAVSSKPG; the protein is encoded by the exons ATGAATTTGGAAAATGCTGTGTTCCCACCACGTATCACCTGCTCAGGAAAGAAAACGGGCCTGAGCGACTATCAGGGACTGGGCGGGGGTCCCTGGGGTGGTGGTACCTTCG GGTGGGCGTGGCCGAGTCAGGCGAGGCCCCAGGCCCCATCACGTGGTTTGGGAGGGGGCAGTGCGGCTCCCGGGagaaatggggtgggggtgggggggctgctgCACCAGGGGATCCGCACGTGCCAGGTGCCTTCATTCTGCGGTTTTCCTCCTGAGAACCGCTGGCGCGGAGGCCTGGACCCCTCCTGTCTGAAGGCTCAGGACAGTGGGAGGCCCACGGCTCGTCCCAGAACCTCAGAGCCGCTTGCAGTCAGACCCCTGGGCCGGGACTCGTGCCCTGCCCTCATCCTCCCATCGCATCCCGGAGCCCCTCCGTCCCCTGCTCCCCGTCCACCGCACCTGACTCCCACCCTTTCTCCACTTCACACGCGGAGCAGCGGGGCCGGCAGCCAGGACCTCAggccggggtggggcggggtggggcgggatcggggggggggggggggcgatggaggaaggggcagagGTAAAGGAGTTGCCGCCTTATTCCTGGAAGGACAGCCTCTTTTTTCaaactcagccaaaaaaaaaaaaaaaaaaaaccgcagGCATTTCAGGGTCCCGTCCTTCTCGCTGATAGGGGAGACGCCACCCCGTACGCGGGCTCGCCGCGCGCTTCCCTTACAAGGAGCGCGGCTGGAAGCCCTTCCCCACGGTCCGGGCGGACGGAAGGGGCgtccccaggcctcctggggcGAGACGGCTCCCGGCTCCCAGCACCTCCGCCAGGGGCCGCTGCTGCCTCCCCGGGTGAGACGGCGTCACTTCCCGGGGATTCGGCCTCCAGGAAAGGGACGGCCTCACTTCCAAAAAAGGAATTTTCACTCAGCGCCCGGTTCCTTGACTCAGCCGCCGCCTGACTCAGCGCCCTTTCCTCTCCACATCCAGGGCTCCCGGGCTGTTCTAGgagag CATCCTCAGGACAGTCGCGGGCAGGGCCGGGTCCCAGCTGTCCGGCTGTCACCACCTGCCGTGGGATTCCTTGGGCTGCTGCTGCCCGCCAGGCCTGGCCCAGGATGCAGATGGTCGCATAAAAATAGTCAGGGGCCTGGAGGTACCACTTCGCCGGCTGTTCTGTTGAGCGGAAGCCAGATGAGAGG GTCATGTCAGCAGAGCTGCGGGTGCTGGCCCACCACCAGGGTCAGGAAGCCAGGGTCCAGGCAGCGGTTGCCAGTCAGAAGCCAGGGGAAGATGTTCGACCGGCAGCGGTTGTACCTGAGGCAACACACCTGGGAACTAGGAGAGG ATTCCACAAGTGCAGTACCCAAGCTTCCGACACTGAGCCCTGGTCACTGCCCCATCCTCCTTGCGGTGCAGGTGGCAGGCCGACATTCGGGTCAACAGGGAGTATCCATCAGAAACTCCAGGAAATCAGCCTCCTCCCATTGGATCCACGTGACAGCAGTGTCCTCAAAGCCAGGGTGA